The Rhizoctonia solani chromosome 14, complete sequence genome has a segment encoding these proteins:
- a CDS encoding DnaJ domain protein, whose protein sequence is MATIVDVAYTPKVVPGGWTPSAPSSSKIQVGEAKPLFPAGLSYLSHVRRQKENLTFEQLDKIHAEEAARHAELNADDAEEEQYRGIAEEEESEDLLMRDPKDWKNQDHYAVLGLSHLRYKATQDQIKIANRRKVLKHHPDKKSGLPGHSSNDDAFFKCIAKAFEILSHPEKRRQFDSCDPHFLSLEDEVPSVADMAKRKPEDFFKEFGPIFEREARFSKNEPVPMLGAIDATKDEVEGFYNFWYNFDSWRSFEYMDKEVNEGSDNRDEKRYAEKKNRAERARRKKDDNARVRTLVDTAMQIDPRLKRIKQEEKEAREAKKRAKSGQPAGPTAEEKKKAEEEEKRKAEEAKAKEEAEKADAKKAKAAAANAAKKARRAARAAEGGAAPS, encoded by the exons ATGGCTACAATTGTGGACGTCGCATACACTCCTAAGGTCGTACCTGGTGGATGGACGCCCAGTGccccttcttcttccaagaTACAAG TGGGAGAAGCGAAACCCCTCTTCCCGGCTGGTCTTTCATACCTTTCTCACGTGCGCCGACAGAAGGAGAACCTTACGTTTGAGCAGCTGGATAAGATTCATGCGGAGGAGGCAGCCAGACATGCAGAACTCAATGCAGATGATGCCGAAGAGGAGCAGTACAGAGGTATtgcggaggaagaggaaagcGAAGACTTGTTGATGCGCGATCCCAAAGACTGGAAG AATCAAGACCACTATGCGGTGCTTGGGTTGTCGCATCTGAGGTACAAGGCTACACAAGACCAGATCAAAATTGCCA ACAGGAGGAAGGTACTCAAGCATCACCCCGACAAGAAGTCTGGACTTCCTGGCCACAGCTCCAACGATGATGCATTCTTCAAGTGTATTGCCAAAG CCTTTGAAATCCTCTCTCATCCCGAGAAAAGACGCCAATTCGACTCGTGCGACCCACATTTTTTGTCGTTAGAAGATGAGGTTCCGAGTGTTGCTGATATGGCTAAGCGCAAGCCAGAG GACTTCTTTAAAGAGTTCGGTCCTATCTTTGAACGCGAAGCCCGCTTCTCTAAAAATGAGCCAGTTCCTATGCTTGGCGCGATAGATGCGACGAAGGATGAAGTCGAGGGCTTCTACAACTTTTGGTACAACTTTGACTCGTGGAGGAGTTTCGAGTACATGGACAAGGAGGTCAACGAAGGATCCGACAA CCGCGACGAAAAACGCTACGCTGAAAAGAAGAACCGTGCTGAGCGGGCCAGGCGTAAAAAGGATGACAATGCGCGAGTGCGGACGTTGGTGGACACAGCGATGCAAATCGACCCCCGCCTGAAGCGTATTAAGcaagaagaaaaggaagcgCGTGAGGCGAAGAAGCGTGCCAAGTCGGGTCAGCCGGCTGGTCCTACCGCAGAAGAGAAGAAAAAGGccgaagaagaagagaagaGAAAGGCTGAAGAGGCCAAGGCCAAAGAAGAG GCGGAGAAGGCAGATGCTAAGAAGGCGAAGGCTGCTGCTGCGAATGCGGCCAAGAAGGCGCGTCGTGCGGCGAGGGCTGCCGAGGGTGGTGCTGCTCCATCCTGA
- a CDS encoding thuringiensis toxin domain-containing protein: MSDALFDEFGTLPGHLFNSGKQALKFFGYFLNGNTQQLDWNNQLAQESTSLQTVAEKTAQFLGKVGSGSFDKDSLSDIIQAGFTSLEQKEDSGFAHYEKEGDKSAFTYRLVFEAPNPDIPSDFYALVVTHKLIADITEKWDWFGLGPGSTRNFSAEVNVMKLACNQNFVAGPKPPM; encoded by the exons ATGTC CGACGCCC TCTTTGACGAGTTTGGTACTCTTCCCGGCCACCTTTTTAATTCTGGAAAACAGGCGTTGAAGTTTTTCGGCTATTTTCTCAATGGCAATACCCAGCAGCTCGACTGG AACAATCAACTTGCTCAGGAATCCACCTCGCTTCAAACTGTGGCTGAAAAGACAGCCCAATTCCTCGGGAAAGTTGGTTCGGGATCATTCGATAAGGATTCGTTATCAGATATAATTCAGGCTGGGTTTACCAGTCTGGAACAAAAAGAAGATTCGGGATTCGCCCActatgaaaaagaaggcgaCAAGAGCGCATTTACTTACAGGCTGGTGTTTGAGGCACCCAACCCCGACATCCCCAGTGATTTCTATGCCCTGGTCGTCACTCATAAGTTGATAGCTGACATCACTGAGAAGTGGGATTGGTTTGGCCTTGGCCCGGGCAGTACCCGGAACTTCTCTGCCGAAGTAAACGTCATGAAGCTAGCCTGCAACCAAAATTTTGTCGCTGGGCCTAAGCCGCCGATGTGA
- a CDS encoding UDP-glucose 6-dehydrogenase — protein MAADFPKHASHTKTNALSGYPSPHSTLPQHTIMAPVQVKKICCIGAGYVGGPTCAVIALKCPDIQVTIVDLNQAQARGRNLFFSTDVDKGIQEADLIFVSVNTPTKKSGVGAGFAADLNSTSSKIVVEKSTVPCRTAESMRTILEANSKPGCRFDILSNPEFLAEGTAISDLFSPDRVLIGSLQTQEGIDACHALQDVYAHWVPRERILTVGLWSSELSKLAANAMLAQRISSINALSAICEATGANIDEVAHAVGRDSRVGPKFLKASVGFGGSCFQKDILNLVYLSESLHLPEVAAYWRQVVEMNDHQKRRFSKRVVDTLFNTITGKRIAVLGFAFKADTGDTRESAAITLISDFMNESALVNTYDPQVGEAQIWQDLQEANPTKPLEKIQKQVNISASALDACKGAEAIVIATEWKEFTQIDWETVYKGMNKPAFVFDGRLILDAVALRKIGFNVISIGRGERI, from the exons ATGGCCGCAGATTTCCCCAAACACGCGTCGCATACAAAAACCAACGCGTTGAGCGGGTACCCTTCACCCCATTCTACTCTACCACAACATACTATCATGGCTCCCGTCCAAGTCAAGAAGATCTGCTGTATTGGTGCTGGCTATGTCG GTGGCCCTACATGCGCTGTGATCGCTCTCAAGTGTCCCGACATCCAGGTCACTATCGTAGACTTGAACCAGGCAC AGGCCCGTGGACGCAATCTATTCTTCTCGACCGATGTCGACAAGGGCATTCAAGAGGCGGACTTGATTTTTGTCTCTGTCAACACTCCCACCAAGAAGAGCGGTGTCGGTGCCGGGTTTGCTGCTGACTTGAA TTCGACTTCTTCCAAGATTGTCGTTGAAAAATCCACTGTTCCATGCCGAACCGCCGAATCGATGCGCACTATCCTGGAAGCCAACTCGAAGCCCGGCTGCCGATTCGATATCCTTTCCAATCCCGAGTTCCTGGCAGAGGGAACTGCCATTTCCGACTTGTTCTCTCCCGACCGTGTCTTGATTGGTTCCCTCCAGACCCAAGAGGGTATCGATGCTTGCCATGCTCTTCAGGACGTCTATGCCCACTGGGTCCCTCGCGAACGTATCCTGACTGTCGGACTGTGGTCCTCCGAGCTTTCCAAGCTCGCTGCCAATGCGATGCTCGCGCAGCGTATCTCCTCGATCAACGCGCTCTCGGCCATTTGCGAAGCGACTGGCGCGAACATTGACGAGGTCGCCCATGCCGTGGGTCGCGACTCGCGTGTAGGACCCAAGTTCTTGAAGGCTTCGGTCGGGTTTGGCGGATCGTGCTTCCAAAAGGACATTCTTAACCTTGTCTACTTGTCCGAGAGCTTGCACCTTCCCGAGGTCGCTGCCTACTGGCGCCAGGTAGTCGAGATGAATGATCATCAGAAGCGTCGGTTCTCCAAGCGCGTTGTTGACACGCTCTTTAACACTATTACCGGAAAG CGCATCGCGGTTCTTGGATTCGCCTTCAAGGCTGATACCGGCGATACACGCGAGTCGGCAGCCATTACTCTGATCTcagacttcatgaacgaatcTGCGCTTGTCAACACTTATGACCCGCAAGTTGGGGAGGCCCAAATTTGGCAGGACCTGCAGGAGGCTAACCCCACTAAGCCTCTGGAGAAGA TCCAAAAGCAGGTCAATATCTCGGCTAGCGCCCTCGATGCGTGCAAGGGCGCCGAGGCGATTGTCATTGCTACCGAGTGGAAGGAGTTTACCCAGATTGATTGGGAGACGGTGTACAAGGGCATGAACAAGCCCGCGTTTGTGTTTGACGGCCGACTGATCCTTGATGCTGTGGCATTGAGAAAAATTGGGTTTAATGTTATCAGTATTGGACGAGGCGAGAGGATCTAA
- a CDS encoding Golgi apparatus membrane protein TVP38 yields the protein MSFDKPFIKRVSAIILEYSMGTVARYQKLSLYGKALVCFIAASQIALATIFIMLGADQIFQFLYDSAQKLKAMPAGWAVLSAAIVIVSIPPLVGKSTVITVCGFAYGVKAFSFVAPAACIGAAFTFICLRCFFHERVRRYTRNKEHWRALEAVVATKGLPLVVLIRLAPIPWTYSNALFASIESVRFWQFMVATVVYTPKLFVMVFIASRVAKFSDGQQRSEMDSTTKWINGLSIVLGASIAFAAGWLVWRLTDSEMRKMKALPQDLDDMAVDTLYSLEVGVPLPGEHLSDDLNGNGALRLDSSSDNLSVM from the exons ATGTCTTTTGATAAACCATTCATTAAACGGGTGAGCGCGATCATACTCGAGTATTCCATGGGAACAGTAGCACGATATCAAAAGCTAAGCTTATACGGAAAG GCACTTGTATGTTTTATAGCAGCTTCCCAGATTGCTCTTGCGACTATTTTCATCATGCTCGGAGCGGACCAAATCTTTCAGTTCCTTTATGACTCTGCCCAGAAGCTGAAGGCAATGCCTGCTGGGTGGGCAGTTCTTTCGGCGGCTATCG TAATCGTATCTATACCGCCCCTTGTGGGCAAAAGTACTGTAATCACAGTGTGTGGATTTGCGTATGGTGTCAAAGCATTTAGCTTTGTCGCTCCCGCTGCATGCATTGGCGCTGCATTTACCTTTATTTGTCTGCGCTGTTTTTTCCACGAGAGGGTCCGTCGGTATACTCGAAACAAAGAGCACTGGCGCGCATTGGAAGCAGTTGTTGCTACCAAGGGCTTGCCTCTCGTCGTCCTGATACGACTGGCGCCAATACCCTGGACATACTCCAACGCCCTTTTTGCA TCTATCGAGTCTGTTCGTTTCTGGCAATTTATGGTAGCAACCGT GGTTTATACACCCAAGTTGTTTGTCATGGTATTTATTGCCTCGCGAGTTGCCAAGTTCTCGGATGGTCAGCAACGCAGTGAAATGGATTCCACGACCAAGTGGATCAATGGATTGTCAATCGTACTCGGCGCCTCTATTGCGTTTGCGGCAGGCTG GCTGGTATGGCGCCTCACCGACTCTGAAATGAGGAAAATGAAAGCTCTGCCCCAGGATCTTGATGACATGGCTGTTGATACCTTGTACAGCCTTGAGGTGGGCGTTCCGCTTCCAGGAGAACATTTAAGCGACGACTTGAACGGAAATGGTGCTTTGAGGTTGGATAGTAGTTCAGATAATTTATCGGTCATGTAA